From Pseudomonas sp. CCI4.2, one genomic window encodes:
- a CDS encoding TolC family outer membrane protein, whose protein sequence is MLRKLSLALAVSCASNGMVWAADVPLPTKTGLVNVYQEAVDNNSDLAASRANYQAQKEVVPQARAGLLPNLSAGADVQTTRTQIDQPSANFTRSGTVYQATLSQPIFRADRWYQFQAAKDVNEEAILQLSATEQNLILQSAQDYFTVLRTEDNLASTKAEEAAFKRQLDQSNERFDVGLSDKTDVLQAQASYDTARANRIVAKRQVDDAFQALATLTNREYNSIEGIVHTLPVLPPTPNDAKAWVDTASQQNLNLLASNYAVTAAEKTLSQRKAGHAPTVDAVASYKRGDNDAFGFSNPNFTGQNYGGDVEQRSIAIELNVPIYSGGLTSSQVREAYARLNQSEQQRESLRRQVVENTRNLHRAVNTDVEQVQARKQSIISNQSALEATEIGYQVGTRNIVDVLDAQRQLYSSVRDYNNTRYDYILDNLRLKQAAGTLNPGDLQDLSRYLKADYNPDKDFLPPDLAKESAKNFQKPSEK, encoded by the coding sequence ATGCTGCGCAAACTTTCACTGGCTCTTGCCGTGTCTTGTGCTTCCAATGGAATGGTCTGGGCTGCTGACGTGCCTTTGCCGACCAAGACGGGTTTGGTCAACGTCTACCAAGAGGCTGTGGATAACAACTCAGACCTGGCGGCCTCACGCGCTAACTACCAAGCGCAAAAAGAAGTGGTGCCCCAGGCTCGCGCCGGATTACTGCCCAACCTGTCTGCCGGCGCTGACGTGCAAACCACTCGCACCCAGATCGATCAGCCCTCGGCGAACTTCACTCGCAGTGGCACGGTGTATCAGGCCACGTTGAGCCAACCCATTTTCCGTGCAGACCGCTGGTACCAGTTTCAAGCCGCGAAAGACGTCAACGAAGAGGCGATCCTGCAGCTTTCCGCTACTGAGCAAAATCTGATTTTGCAAAGCGCTCAAGACTACTTCACGGTTTTGCGCACCGAAGACAATTTGGCCTCGACCAAGGCCGAAGAAGCTGCATTCAAACGTCAGCTTGACCAGTCCAACGAACGTTTCGATGTGGGTCTGTCAGACAAGACCGACGTGCTGCAAGCGCAAGCCAGCTACGACACGGCACGGGCTAATCGCATTGTTGCCAAGCGCCAGGTGGACGATGCGTTCCAGGCGTTGGCGACCTTGACCAATCGCGAATACAACTCCATCGAAGGCATTGTTCACACCTTACCGGTGCTGCCACCAACCCCCAATGACGCCAAGGCATGGGTGGACACGGCATCACAACAAAACTTGAACTTGCTCGCCAGTAACTACGCCGTGACGGCGGCAGAAAAAACCTTGAGCCAACGCAAGGCCGGTCACGCACCGACCGTGGATGCCGTTGCCAGCTACAAGCGTGGCGATAACGATGCGTTCGGTTTCAGCAACCCGAACTTCACCGGCCAAAACTATGGCGGCGACGTTGAGCAACGCAGTATTGCCATCGAGTTGAATGTTCCGATTTACAGCGGTGGCCTGACCAGCTCTCAAGTGCGCGAAGCTTATGCACGGCTGAACCAGAGCGAACAGCAGCGTGAAAGCCTGCGTCGCCAAGTGGTGGAAAACACCCGTAACCTGCACCGCGCGGTAAACACCGATGTTGAGCAGGTCCAGGCGCGCAAGCAGTCGATCATCTCTAACCAGAGCGCACTGGAAGCGACTGAGATTGGCTATCAGGTGGGCACCCGTAACATTGTCGACGTGCTCGACGCCCAACGTCAGCTCTACAGCTCAGTGCGCGATTACAACAACACGCGCTATGACTACATCCTCGACAACCTGCGTTTGAAGCAAGCAGCCGGGACATTGAATCCGGGGGACTTGCAGGACTTGTCCCGGTATTTGAAAGCTGATTACAACCCGGATAAAGACTTCCTGCCGCCGGACTTGGCTAAAGAGTCGGCGAAGAACTTCCAAAAGCCGTCAGAGAAGTGA
- the waaA gene encoding lipid IV(A) 3-deoxy-D-manno-octulosonic acid transferase, whose translation MNRVLYSVLFHLGLPLLALRLWLRARKAPAYAQRIGERFSFGLPAMQRGGIWVHAVSVGESIAAAPMIRSLLARYPQLPVTVTCMTPTGSERIKALFAGESRIQHCYLPYDLPWAAGRFLNHVQPRLGVIMETELWPNHIHQCAKRAIPVVLANARLSERSARGYGRFAKLTRPMLAEMSGLAVQTEIEAQRFRDLGARPECVEVTGSIKFDLSIDPQLLIRAADLREQWQSVQRPTWIAASTHAGEDETVLAAHRQLLISHPDALLILVPRHLERFNSVYDLCQQQGFETVRRSTAQPVTSTTSVLLGDTMGELLFLYAIADCAFVGGSLVANGGHNLLEPAALAKPVLSGPHLFNFLEIAALLRAAGALQEVSDAKGLAVAVQQLFDQPTKAQQMADAGLKVMHANQGALQRLLDMLARVAGL comes from the coding sequence ATGAATAGAGTCCTTTATAGCGTGTTGTTTCACCTAGGCTTGCCGCTGCTAGCCCTGCGTCTTTGGCTGCGGGCGCGCAAAGCCCCTGCTTATGCGCAACGGATCGGCGAGCGTTTCTCGTTTGGCCTGCCAGCCATGCAGCGCGGCGGAATTTGGGTGCACGCCGTTTCCGTCGGCGAGAGCATCGCGGCGGCGCCGATGATTCGAAGCCTGTTGGCCCGCTACCCGCAGTTGCCGGTTACCGTGACCTGCATGACGCCCACTGGCTCGGAGCGGATCAAAGCCTTGTTCGCGGGCGAATCCCGGATTCAACATTGTTATTTACCCTACGATTTGCCGTGGGCTGCGGGGCGCTTTTTGAATCATGTCCAGCCTCGGTTAGGGGTGATCATGGAAACTGAGCTGTGGCCTAACCATATTCACCAATGTGCCAAGCGCGCAATCCCGGTGGTGCTGGCTAATGCCCGGTTGTCCGAGCGTTCAGCGCGTGGCTACGGGCGTTTCGCCAAGTTGACGCGGCCGATGCTGGCTGAGATGAGTGGTCTCGCGGTGCAGACTGAAATAGAAGCGCAGCGCTTTCGTGATCTAGGCGCACGACCGGAGTGTGTTGAAGTCACCGGGTCGATCAAGTTCGACTTGAGCATCGACCCGCAGTTGTTGATCCGGGCGGCAGATTTGCGTGAGCAGTGGCAGTCCGTTCAGCGTCCGACGTGGATCGCGGCCAGCACCCATGCGGGCGAAGACGAAACCGTGTTGGCGGCCCATCGGCAACTGCTGATCAGCCATCCCGACGCGTTATTGATTCTGGTGCCGCGCCACCTTGAGCGCTTCAACAGCGTTTACGATTTGTGTCAGCAGCAAGGGTTCGAAACGGTTCGTCGCTCGACCGCGCAGCCCGTCACCTCCACCACCTCGGTGCTGCTGGGCGACACCATGGGCGAGTTGCTGTTTCTTTACGCAATCGCTGATTGTGCGTTTGTCGGCGGCAGCCTGGTGGCCAATGGCGGGCATAACCTGCTGGAACCGGCAGCATTGGCCAAACCGGTGCTAAGCGGTCCCCACCTGTTCAACTTTCTGGAAATCGCCGCACTGCTTCGCGCTGCCGGGGCGTTGCAAGAAGTGAGCGATGCGAAAGGGCTGGCAGTAGCAGTGCAACAGCTATTCGACCAACCCACGAAAGCCCAGCAAATGGCCGATGCCGGATTGAAGGTAATGCATGCCAACCAAGGCGCGTTGCAGCGTTTGTTGGACATGCTGGCGCGGGTGGCTGGGTTGTAA
- a CDS encoding LysR family transcriptional regulator, producing the protein MQWNLEQMRLFVSVAEQRSFSAVARDMKRAQSAVSSAIALLEADLGVVLFERSSGRQPRLTEAGGALLEEARELLRQCERLDGRALALMRGQEARLRLAHDEAMPYQPVLDSLEALAERFPTLEMQLASGAQGDVARKLVERRADLGLLFHHEQMPQALERRVLGSVEMVTVCAVGHPLAGEPRVSRQLLGRHRQLLIAPQQSGYPGGEQISAQVWRADSFYVMAELLMRGLGWAWLPRHVVQYPAYQNLMVELISDWTPPALVVEMVWRRDEPLGPAARWLADSFAQHLQAIG; encoded by the coding sequence ATGCAATGGAACCTTGAGCAAATGCGTCTGTTCGTCAGCGTCGCCGAGCAGCGTTCGTTTTCGGCCGTAGCCCGTGACATGAAGCGCGCTCAGTCAGCGGTCAGTAGCGCCATCGCGCTGCTGGAAGCCGATTTGGGGGTGGTTCTATTTGAACGCAGCAGCGGTCGGCAACCCCGATTGACCGAGGCCGGTGGTGCGTTGCTGGAAGAGGCGCGAGAGTTGCTGCGTCAGTGCGAGCGCCTCGATGGCCGGGCGCTGGCATTGATGCGCGGTCAAGAGGCGCGCTTGCGCTTGGCCCATGACGAAGCCATGCCTTATCAGCCGGTGCTGGACAGTCTCGAAGCCTTGGCCGAACGATTTCCGACGCTGGAAATGCAACTGGCCAGCGGCGCTCAGGGCGATGTGGCGCGCAAGCTGGTTGAGCGTCGAGCGGATTTGGGTTTGCTGTTTCACCACGAACAGATGCCCCAGGCCCTGGAGCGCCGGGTCTTGGGCAGCGTCGAGATGGTCACGGTGTGTGCGGTGGGGCATCCGTTGGCGGGCGAGCCTCGGGTGAGTCGCCAGCTATTAGGTCGCCACCGTCAGCTATTGATCGCGCCCCAGCAAAGCGGCTACCCCGGCGGCGAACAGATCAGTGCGCAGGTCTGGCGCGCTGACAGTTTCTACGTGATGGCCGAGCTGCTCATGCGCGGCCTCGGTTGGGCCTGGCTGCCGCGACATGTGGTGCAGTATCCGGCCTATCAAAACCTGATGGTTGAGCTAATCAGCGACTGGACGCCGCCCGCCTTGGTGGTGGAAATGGTCTGGCGCCGGGATGAACCGCTGGGCCCGGCGGCGAGGTGGTTGGCCGATAGCTTTGCCCAGCATCTGCAAGCGATTGGCTGA
- a CDS encoding multidrug efflux SMR transporter has translation MTAYYYLAIAICAEVIATVSMKAVKGFSTPVPLLLVIVGYGIAFWMLTLVVRSIPVGVAYAVWAGMGIVMVSIAALFVYGQKLDVPAMFGMGLIVAGVVVIQLFSKTAGH, from the coding sequence ATGACCGCCTACTACTATCTGGCCATCGCCATCTGCGCTGAAGTCATAGCCACCGTTTCCATGAAAGCGGTCAAAGGGTTCAGCACGCCTGTGCCGCTGCTATTGGTCATCGTGGGTTATGGCATCGCGTTCTGGATGTTGACGCTAGTGGTTCGCAGCATCCCGGTGGGTGTTGCTTACGCGGTCTGGGCCGGCATGGGAATTGTCATGGTGAGCATCGCGGCGCTGTTCGTTTACGGGCAAAAACTCGATGTGCCGGCGATGTTCGGCATGGGCCTGATTGTGGCCGGTGTGGTGGTGATTCAGCTGTTCTCAAAAACCGCCGGGCATTGA
- a CDS encoding NAD(P)/FAD-dependent oxidoreductase, whose product MPSVPTPSILTTDVLIVGAGVAGLWLNARLRRQGFSTVLVENASLGGGQSTKSQGIIHGGAKYALHGALSGASEAIADMPRRWRDALSGKGELDLSSVRLLSDAHYLWSPGTIAGNLTSFFASKAVRGRVDQVTGTDLPPALQNPAFKGKVYRLAELVIDVPSLIERLAELSGESLLAGEKIEPLYAGQELTGLRVDGREIHAQRVVLSAGAGNAELLKSMGVTFPIMQRRPLHMVMVKGPTLKPLYAHCLGAGPKPRVTVTTHPAADGQWVWYLGGDLSEADGVARDPAAQIAAAKKELGNLLPWVDLSQAQWATLRIDRAEPAQSGLVRPDNAYLSVQKSLLVGWPTKLALAPDFADRVLAALARDGVHPTPQLPLVGLPKPPMAVPEWDRLLP is encoded by the coding sequence ATGCCATCTGTGCCCACTCCCTCCATCCTGACCACTGACGTACTGATTGTCGGCGCCGGCGTTGCCGGTCTTTGGCTCAATGCGCGTTTGCGCCGTCAGGGGTTCTCGACTGTTTTGGTGGAAAACGCCAGCCTCGGCGGCGGGCAAAGCACAAAATCCCAAGGGATTATCCACGGCGGTGCCAAATACGCGCTGCATGGCGCCCTGAGTGGCGCATCGGAAGCCATCGCTGACATGCCTCGCCGCTGGCGTGACGCATTGTCGGGAAAAGGCGAGCTTGACCTGTCCAGCGTGCGCCTGCTATCCGATGCCCATTACTTGTGGTCGCCGGGCACTATCGCGGGCAACCTCACCAGCTTCTTCGCCAGCAAAGCCGTGCGGGGTCGCGTTGATCAAGTCACCGGCACTGACTTGCCGCCCGCGCTGCAAAATCCCGCATTTAAAGGCAAGGTCTATCGGCTGGCTGAGCTTGTGATCGACGTGCCCAGCTTGATTGAGCGCCTCGCCGAGTTGTCGGGCGAGAGTTTGCTGGCAGGCGAAAAAATCGAACCGCTGTATGCCGGGCAAGAGTTGACCGGTCTGCGGGTCGATGGCCGTGAGATTCATGCTCAGCGAGTGGTCTTGAGCGCAGGCGCAGGCAATGCCGAGTTGCTCAAGTCGATGGGCGTTACCTTCCCAATCATGCAACGTCGCCCGCTGCACATGGTAATGGTCAAAGGTCCGACGCTGAAACCGCTGTACGCCCACTGCCTCGGCGCCGGACCAAAACCTCGGGTCACGGTCACGACTCATCCAGCAGCTGACGGCCAGTGGGTCTGGTACCTCGGCGGCGACTTGTCGGAAGCTGACGGTGTAGCCCGCGATCCTGCGGCACAAATTGCGGCAGCGAAAAAAGAACTTGGTAATTTGCTGCCGTGGGTCGATTTGAGCCAGGCACAGTGGGCGACCTTGCGTATTGATCGCGCAGAGCCCGCGCAGTCAGGCCTGGTCCGACCAGACAACGCGTACTTGTCTGTGCAGAAAAGCCTGCTGGTGGGTTGGCCCACCAAACTCGCCTTGGCTCCCGATTTTGCAGATCGGGTTTTGGCGGCTTTGGCACGGGACGGGGTTCATCCGACACCGCAGTTACCATTGGTCGGACTGCCAAAACCGCCGATGGCGGTACCGGAGTGGGATCGGCTGCTGCCATGA
- a CDS encoding aldo/keto reductase, with translation MKTLHPFHRPLGSTGLSVSPLGLGTVKLGRNEGVKYPNGFKIPDDREAEMLLKLARDLGVNLIDTAPAYGTSEERLGPLLRGQRHEWVIVSKVGEEFEGGQSRHDFSAAHTRLSVERSLKRLETDFIDLVLVHSDGNDLAVLNESGVYEALAELKQQGKIRGYGFSGKTVEGGLLALREGDCAMVTYNLNEQTERPVLDYAASHGKAVLVKKALASGHVCLSPGIDPIHASFQLLFAHPGVASAIVGTINPLHLAHNVAIAAAVILGQT, from the coding sequence ATGAAAACCTTGCACCCATTCCATCGCCCATTGGGCAGCACGGGGTTGAGTGTTTCTCCTCTGGGTCTGGGCACCGTCAAGCTGGGCCGTAATGAAGGGGTCAAATACCCCAACGGCTTCAAAATTCCGGACGACCGTGAAGCAGAAATGCTGCTTAAACTGGCGCGAGACTTAGGGGTAAACCTGATTGATACGGCCCCGGCCTATGGCACCAGCGAAGAACGGCTCGGTCCGTTGTTGCGTGGGCAGCGTCATGAGTGGGTCATCGTCAGCAAAGTCGGGGAAGAATTCGAAGGTGGTCAGTCACGCCATGATTTCAGCGCCGCCCACACCCGCCTGTCAGTTGAGCGCAGCCTTAAACGCCTTGAAACCGACTTCATCGATTTAGTGCTCGTGCATTCTGACGGCAACGATCTGGCCGTACTCAATGAATCCGGGGTTTATGAAGCACTGGCCGAATTGAAACAACAGGGCAAAATCCGCGGTTATGGGTTCTCCGGCAAAACCGTTGAAGGCGGCTTACTCGCGTTGCGCGAAGGCGATTGCGCCATGGTCACCTACAATCTCAACGAGCAAACTGAAAGGCCGGTTCTGGACTACGCCGCCAGCCATGGAAAAGCCGTTCTGGTGAAGAAAGCGCTGGCCAGCGGGCATGTCTGTCTAAGCCCTGGAATTGACCCGATTCACGCCAGCTTCCAACTGCTGTTTGCGCATCCTGGTGTTGCCAGTGCTATTGTCGGAACGATTAATCCGCTGCACCTGGCCCATAACGTGGCAATTGCTGCCGCCGTGATTCTTGGCCAAACCTGA
- a CDS encoding metal ABC transporter ATPase, producing MPRTLIRKNPSNFKTLPLIVDATPEGLSYQSVGMPLNFSQTLQRRRKIDVPDAERFSVELANLGVSVRLTLNWQNRDYWVLVRQRRQDRGDVVLKLISGYVPAHELNLPLHTAIQEVAEECLIETPQGWLSGRFGDTWLPAPYASALHYREALPFRLSPLSGAARPVRCGNMMLMERPRAYVHLPTSSLQLIYDMRLEVPKDARPLSLFHVDESLENDELVARLNRSKPDLYLMPLEDGVPKAELYTLKRDKLQPAGTRGLYLAESFAAQEGWVVREERIRWKDWLRQQGMTPPPKKTGLKRLTGKLMQLARGHL from the coding sequence ATGCCGCGAACGTTGATTCGGAAAAACCCCAGCAACTTTAAAACCCTGCCATTGATTGTCGATGCCACGCCTGAAGGTTTGAGTTACCAGAGCGTCGGCATGCCGTTGAATTTTTCCCAAACACTGCAACGTCGTCGCAAGATCGACGTACCCGATGCCGAACGATTTTCGGTTGAGTTGGCCAATCTCGGGGTCTCAGTGCGGCTGACCCTGAACTGGCAAAACCGTGATTACTGGGTACTGGTCCGCCAGCGTCGGCAAGACCGTGGTGATGTGGTGTTAAAACTGATCTCTGGTTATGTGCCCGCCCACGAGCTTAATCTACCGCTGCACACGGCTATTCAGGAAGTTGCCGAAGAATGCCTGATCGAAACGCCACAAGGCTGGCTAAGCGGACGCTTCGGCGACACGTGGCTGCCAGCGCCCTACGCGTCGGCGCTGCACTACCGTGAGGCCCTGCCCTTTCGGTTGAGTCCGTTGTCTGGGGCGGCAAGACCGGTGCGCTGCGGCAACATGATGTTGATGGAACGCCCGCGCGCCTACGTGCATTTGCCCACTTCATCGCTGCAGCTGATCTATGACATGCGCCTGGAAGTGCCGAAAGACGCTCGCCCGCTCAGCCTATTCCATGTCGATGAAAGCCTGGAAAACGATGAACTGGTAGCGCGCTTGAACCGCAGCAAACCGGACTTGTATTTGATGCCGCTGGAAGACGGCGTGCCCAAAGCAGAGCTGTACACCCTCAAGCGCGACAAACTGCAACCGGCGGGAACTCGTGGTCTGTACCTGGCGGAAAGCTTTGCAGCACAAGAGGGCTGGGTCGTACGGGAAGAGCGGATTCGCTGGAAGGACTGGCTACGACAGCAAGGCATGACCCCGCCGCCGAAAAAGACCGGGCTCAAACGCTTGACCGGTAAATTGATGCAGCTCGCCCGCGGGCATCTGTAA
- the hldE gene encoding bifunctional D-glycero-beta-D-manno-heptose-7-phosphate kinase/D-glycero-beta-D-manno-heptose 1-phosphate adenylyltransferase HldE yields the protein MKLSMPRFDQAPVLVVGDVMLDRYWHGGTSRISPEAPVPVVKVEQIEDRPGGAANVALNIAALGAPASLVGVTGEDEAADSLANSLKGAGVNARFQRIAHQPTIVKLRVMSRHQQLLRIDFEESFATDSLALSADVEDMLDGIKVMVLSDYGKGALQNHQVLIQAARARGIPVLADPKGKDFSIYRGASVLTPNLSEFEAIVGHCADEAELVAKGAQLMSELDLGALLVTRGEHGMTLLRPDQPALHLPARAREVFDVTGAGDTVISTLAAAIAAGEDLPHAVALANLAAGIVVGKLGTAAISAPELRRAIQREEGSERGVLSLEQLLLAIDDARAHKESIVFTNGCFDILHAGHVTYLEQARAQGDRLIVAVNDDASVSRLKGPGRPINSVDRRMAVLAGLGAVDWVISFPEGTPEHLLSQVKPDVLVKGGDYGIDQVVGAEIVQAYGGTVKVLGLVANSSTTAIVEKIRNQ from the coding sequence ATGAAGTTGTCCATGCCGCGTTTTGATCAGGCGCCTGTCTTGGTGGTTGGCGATGTCATGCTCGACCGTTATTGGCATGGCGGTACCTCAAGAATTTCACCTGAGGCGCCCGTGCCAGTGGTCAAAGTCGAGCAAATCGAGGACCGCCCGGGCGGTGCCGCCAACGTTGCCCTGAACATCGCCGCCTTGGGCGCGCCAGCTTCTTTGGTTGGCGTGACCGGGGAAGATGAGGCTGCCGACAGCTTGGCCAACAGCCTGAAAGGCGCAGGCGTGAATGCGCGCTTCCAACGCATCGCCCATCAGCCGACCATCGTCAAGTTGCGGGTCATGAGCCGTCACCAGCAACTGCTGCGGATCGACTTTGAAGAATCGTTCGCCACTGACTCGCTGGCGCTGAGTGCCGATGTCGAAGACATGCTCGACGGCATCAAAGTCATGGTGCTGTCCGACTACGGCAAAGGTGCGTTGCAAAACCACCAAGTGCTGATTCAGGCCGCACGGGCGCGTGGCATTCCGGTGTTGGCTGACCCAAAAGGCAAAGACTTCTCTATTTATCGCGGTGCCAGCGTACTCACGCCGAACCTCAGTGAGTTTGAAGCCATCGTGGGTCATTGCGCTGACGAGGCTGAATTGGTCGCCAAAGGCGCGCAGTTGATGAGCGAGTTGGACTTGGGCGCACTGTTGGTTACCCGTGGCGAGCACGGCATGACCCTGCTACGTCCCGACCAGCCTGCGTTGCACCTACCAGCCCGTGCCCGTGAAGTGTTCGATGTCACCGGTGCCGGCGATACGGTCATTTCGACCCTGGCGGCTGCCATCGCCGCAGGTGAAGATCTGCCTCACGCCGTCGCGCTGGCTAATTTGGCAGCAGGGATCGTGGTCGGCAAGCTCGGTACAGCGGCCATCAGTGCACCGGAACTGCGTCGTGCCATTCAGCGTGAAGAAGGGTCGGAGCGTGGCGTTCTCAGCCTCGAGCAACTGCTGCTTGCGATTGATGATGCGCGCGCGCACAAAGAGTCGATTGTGTTCACCAACGGCTGCTTCGACATCCTCCATGCAGGGCATGTAACCTATCTCGAGCAAGCACGCGCTCAGGGTGATCGGTTGATCGTAGCAGTCAACGATGACGCGTCTGTCAGCCGCCTGAAAGGGCCGGGCCGACCAATCAACAGTGTCGATCGGCGCATGGCCGTGCTGGCAGGCTTGGGCGCGGTGGATTGGGTGATCAGCTTCCCTGAAGGCACGCCGGAACATCTGCTGTCTCAGGTCAAGCCAGATGTGTTGGTTAAAGGCGGGGATTACGGCATCGATCAGGTCGTCGGTGCCGAGATCGTTCAGGCGTACGGCGGTACGGTCAAAGTGCTGGGGCTGGTTGCCAACAGCTCAACCACGGCAATCGTCGAGAAAATCCGCAATCAGTGA
- the msbA gene encoding lipid A export permease/ATP-binding protein MsbA: MSKPEQSSSMKIYFRLLTYVMPYIGIFFLSIIGFVIFASTQPMLAGILKYFVDGLSNPEAALFPNVPYLRDLQLLQAVPLLIVLIAAWQGLGSYLGNYFLAKVSLGLVHDLRVELFNKLLVLPNRYFDTHNSGHLISRITFNVTMVTGAATDAIKTVIREGLTVVFLFIYLLWMNWHLTLVMLAILPVIGLMVGSASKKFRRQSKKIQVAMGDVTHVASETIQGYRVVRSFGGESYEEERFREASQGNTDKQLRMNKTSAIYTPMLQLVIYSAMAALMFLVLLLRGDATPGDLVAYITAAGLLPKPIRQLSEVSSTIQKGLSGAESIFEQLDVEPEVDLGTVERDRVTGHLEVRNLSFTYPGTERQVLNNISFTAAPGQMVALVGRSGSGKSTLASLIPRFYHHGGGGIFLDGVEIEEYRLRNLRRHIAQVTQHVTLFNDSIANNIAYGDLAGAPRADIEAAAADAYALEFVEQLPEGFDTQVGENGVLLSGGQRQRLAIARALLKNAPLLILDEATSALDTESERHIQAALDQVMKGRTTLVIAHRLSTIEKADLILVMDQGSIVERGTHAQLLAQNGYYARLNALGLDEPVVAGIA, from the coding sequence ATGAGCAAGCCAGAACAAAGCTCCAGTATGAAAATCTATTTCCGACTGCTGACCTATGTCATGCCTTATATCGGCATCTTTTTCCTCAGCATCATCGGTTTCGTGATATTCGCATCAACCCAGCCAATGCTGGCGGGCATCCTCAAATACTTCGTCGATGGACTGAGTAACCCGGAAGCCGCACTGTTTCCCAATGTTCCCTACCTGCGTGACTTACAGCTGTTGCAAGCGGTGCCGTTGCTGATCGTGTTGATCGCAGCCTGGCAGGGCTTGGGCTCGTACCTGGGTAACTATTTTCTGGCCAAGGTCTCGCTGGGTCTGGTGCATGACTTGCGCGTCGAGTTGTTCAATAAGCTGTTAGTTTTGCCCAATCGCTATTTTGATACGCATAACTCGGGTCATCTGATTTCACGCATTACTTTCAACGTCACCATGGTCACTGGCGCTGCGACCGACGCGATTAAAACCGTGATTCGTGAAGGCTTGACGGTGGTGTTCCTGTTCATCTATTTGCTGTGGATGAACTGGCACCTGACCTTGGTCATGCTGGCGATTTTGCCGGTGATTGGATTGATGGTTGGCAGCGCTAGCAAGAAATTTCGCCGGCAAAGCAAAAAGATCCAAGTTGCGATGGGCGATGTTACCCACGTTGCTTCGGAAACCATCCAGGGTTACCGCGTCGTGCGCAGCTTCGGCGGCGAAAGTTATGAAGAAGAGCGTTTTCGGGAGGCCAGCCAAGGCAACACCGATAAGCAACTGAGAATGAACAAAACCAGCGCGATCTATACGCCGATGCTGCAATTGGTCATCTATTCCGCCATGGCGGCGCTGATGTTTCTGGTGTTGTTGCTGCGTGGCGATGCGACCCCCGGCGATCTGGTGGCTTACATTACAGCGGCGGGCTTGTTGCCCAAGCCGATTCGCCAGTTGTCAGAAGTCAGTTCGACTATCCAGAAGGGCTTGTCCGGCGCAGAAAGTATTTTCGAGCAGTTGGACGTTGAGCCAGAAGTGGACCTCGGCACTGTCGAGCGTGATCGCGTGACCGGCCACCTTGAAGTGCGTAACTTGAGCTTCACCTATCCCGGTACAGAGCGGCAGGTGTTGAACAACATCAGTTTCACTGCAGCGCCGGGGCAGATGGTTGCACTGGTTGGCCGTTCGGGCAGCGGCAAGTCGACGTTGGCAAGCCTGATTCCACGTTTCTACCACCATGGTGGCGGCGGAATTTTTCTGGACGGTGTAGAAATCGAAGAGTATCGCTTGCGTAATCTGCGTCGGCACATTGCCCAAGTCACTCAACACGTCACGCTGTTCAACGACAGCATTGCCAATAACATCGCTTACGGTGATCTGGCAGGTGCGCCTCGCGCCGACATTGAAGCCGCCGCAGCCGATGCTTATGCGTTGGAATTTGTCGAGCAACTGCCGGAAGGTTTCGACACTCAGGTGGGTGAGAACGGTGTGTTGCTGTCCGGTGGGCAGCGTCAGCGCTTGGCGATCGCCCGGGCCTTGCTCAAAAATGCACCGCTGCTGATTCTGGATGAAGCGACCTCTGCACTCGATACCGAATCGGAGCGTCATATCCAGGCGGCATTGGATCAGGTCATGAAAGGCCGGACCACGCTCGTCATAGCCCACCGCTTGTCGACCATCGAGAAGGCCGATCTGATTCTGGTCATGGATCAGGGCAGCATCGTCGAGCGTGGCACTCACGCGCAGCTATTGGCTCAGAACGGCTATTACGCTCGTCTGAATGCTCTGGGGCTTGATGAACCGGTGGTTGCGGGTATCGCGTAG